The DNA segment TTGAAGAACAATCTTAGTAAACCCTGCCTCAACGTCAACCATACATAAAATACATGAGAAACCTGCAAGAGGGAAAAGAAAATGAGATTAAGAACACTTCTACGCTTCATCTACCTTCCTCCGGTTTCACAGTTTATGTTTTCTGGAAACAGTGAAATGATTCTCAAGGCATTCCACTGAAGTTCTTAAGATGATATAAACATACCCAATTAGTACACTGGTTTAATTAGGGTAATAACCCGACTTAGTTCGGACCCCTcctcaaaaagaaagagaaaaactactactactacacCATAATCCCAAACTACTGTGAGGTCAGCTACATGAATCCTCATGGTCCATTTTAACTTATCTCAATATATTCAAATAATTTAGATTCTCTAGCGCTAGAAGTTCTCTACATTTTCTAATGGTATACAAATCTCTAATTAAAAGACTACCAACAAACCATGAACCCAAAATAAGCATTCGAGTATGACTAAGTTTTAATATCAACTAATTGGTATcacttgtatgaattttttcttCCATTTCGCTTTCATGGTAACATTTTCTATCAAAAGGAGGAAAATTGACTTCCTTCACCTATAGGCTGAAGTCAATTTCCTTACAATTATCTTTAACTATTAACTTCGTATTATTTGCTTCAACTAACATTtagacattattattattattctctaATACTCAAGAGTTTCATCAAAATACTCTACAATTTGCTAATATTATGATTAATCTTTAATATACATTTTTTTCTggaaattaccaaccaaacaccAGAAATAAATTTACTGTGGATGACATTTTCCATGGAAAGTGACTTCTGTAGTACCAAACACACCCTCTttcatacgctttctccagatctttaaatgcaaaatgcagatccttcttcctctctttaTAAATTTGATTAATCTTCTTAGCAACAATATAGTTGTGGAGCTGCTAGATATAAATTCAAACCGGTTTCGACACTATTGTAATATCCTTGAGTCTATGTTCTATCGCTCCTTTCCAAGCTTTCATCATATGACTCATAGGTTTAATGCCATTAGTTTGACAACTTTAAACATCTCTTTTGTTCTTATATATTGGAATCAAGGTACTCTTTCTCTAATCGTTTGGCATCCTTCGACTCCTTAGTATTGCATTAAATAGTTTGGTAAGCCAAACTACTCCAACCTCTCCACGATACTGCCAAACTCTAAAGGAAACCATAATAGCTGAAAATTATTTGATCAAGCAATTTACTTCATATAAAACAAACCATTAATTGGTTTTTACGTCTCATTAAGGGGCATCACATCAACACCTTGGGATGGAAAATGATTATACCCAAGTCTAATACATTGATTTAAGTAGGTTTCTAGCATAGGCTCGTTGACAGCCATCAATTGCCTCAATCAAATCATCATATCCAAACCTAGTACCTTAATTTAGTATTGTTTTTAACCGATAATCTCACTCTCATTAACAATTGGCAACAAAAAATTAGCATCCAACGAAGAAAAGGTAAAAGCCCCAGCAGATATCCAAATAAATTGATACATGGATGGAATCTTAGAGCGACCAATGGCATGAATCATTAGGAACAAACTTATCTACCAAAGGCGAGTGAACATCTGAGATGAGAAGTCAGAGGTCTGTTTACACTCCTCATTATTCCACACTTCAGTTTATGGCTGTGGTGAGAGATTACACCAAATATCATTTAGAAAACTAAGGTGATTTATTAGGATTACTATCTTGAGATGGAGGCAGAAAGCAAGTTACATGGTTTCTCACTGTAAGGAATATTTATAAAGGCAAGTCTTTGCATTTAGTACCTCGTATCAGAAATGCAAACTGTAAAGTCCAGGCAGAGATACTTACCTAAGTATGTAGTATATTAGGAAAAAGGAAAGCACAAAGTATCCGACGAGTTTGCACATTTTCCGATTTGATTTCTTCTCGAATACCTAAGGAAGTAAATGGGTTGTTAACTTTCATTTGACAAAGGAAATTACAGGAAAACAAACATATGCATATCCTATAAGTATGTCTCATGAAATCACACACACACATGACATAACAACATAATTTATCACAAGTGCTTACCATCTTGAATCGATCCATGGTTCCTGACATGATTCCTCTAGATGAATCCATCTCATTCCCCTAATGGAAATGATCCAAGAAAGAAAAAGTTAACTAGTAGTGTACGCAAAAGATTCACAAAACTAGCCGGCTTACCATTCGGTCTAGCACTCGGCTGTGGTTCTCCACCTCCTCATGTATGTCACCTGTTAACTGTCCAAGTGCAAATATACTAAGTATCAATGCCTGGAGAACATTAAAAGTACATACCAGACGTGCTGGAACTCCAAAACAAATATCATGAGTGCTAAAGAAGATTACACATGATACGACAACACAAAGAACAACTTTCATTTACATAGCTGTGAGCATCATTTCCTCTAAACTTGATGCCCTTATGCAACTTCAGTAGGCAAAAGTTCTACGAAAATGCAAATAATGAATGGAGCTTTGCCAGTGAAAGTAGCACCAGAAATATGAGAATGGATTACCCTACAGAAGGCCAAGGACGCATTTTTTCTCCAACTTCTTGACTTACACAGAACCTCAGCAGTTAATCTTGGTCTTCTCATGTTTTTTAATAAAATTAGGTACAGCTTTGGTTAAGAGTCACATCACAAAAGACAGTTCAAGACACGTACTGCACAAAAATACCCTGGCTCAATGCTCAGACTTTCACCCATAACAGTAGCATCAGGCCATGTGGTCACAAGATGGCAATGAGGCCTACCTTTGCCATGGGCATAAACACAAAATTACAGTTCAGTGTACTGTTTTTTTAACCATGAGAATATGGTCATAGCATTGCAGCTTTGTTAACCATCTGGGAGCATTCTGTTTTGACACCTCACGTGAGGACTGCCTGATAGACCTTGAACATGAACCATGTTGTCCTCCTTAGCCAATAATACTAGGagttaaagatcaaataacacagCCTATCACTACATTTTTGCTAAAAACCTGGTGAAACTGGGAATAGGGGTCCAAATTGGCTTTGGTGCAGTAATTAATTAATGTTGTACGCAATAGCACTTTGGTCAGGTAGCTTAAAGATAAGATGCCATGTACATTGGCCATATCACTCTTCAAAAGGTCTAGGTTTTTTTCCGAAAACAAAAATGTTAACCTTAAATTCTACCTTAATTTTGTGACAGTAACTGCAGATCCAGTGAATCTAACTCAGAGTTGAAGTGATAAATTTGATTGCAGGGATCATGTACAGCTTAATTAAGTGGTCGTTTTATTGGAGGATTAGGAAATAATCAACATAAAATCCTGCATAAATAATGCAACGTTTGGTTGGAGGGATTAGGGATAAAATCCCAGCATAACTAAGGCAGTGTTTGGTTGAAAGTATTAAACAATCCCGTATTAAGTCATGCGAGAGCCTATGCATTATTTTTTGATGGATAAAATGTGGAATAAGAATACACATGTTAGCAAAACAGAGATAAAATTATTTAAAGACAAATATTCTTAAAGTACGCAATTCCTACATAATATTCCATTAATTATTATTCACCGCATAAACAATCTTTGGATTATAAATTAACAATCCAGGCATAAGTAGTATGTGAACCAAATCATCCCTATGTAAACTGTATAGGATAAACTTTCGGCACTTTTGAAAATTCTCTTACTTTCAAAGGTAGATAAGCTTACACAAAAATCACAGCTCCTCAGTGGACTGTATGcttcaaaacaaagaaagaaaagatttaataCCGAAAAGGGGGAAGAAGATGAATGAAGCATAGCAAAAACTTACTTTCTTTAAAAAGCTGACTCTGTCTTGTAAGCTATCCACAGCTTTGTCGTTGTCTCTTTCATCAAGATCACGGGGATAGGAAGATGAAGCCCTTATACCACCTTCCTCAATACTATCATAGTTATCAAAGAGAGCAGCTCTATGGGCTCGATGATCCCTGTAGAATAGGAAGTTCAAATGCAATTTGTAAGGCCATGGGACAAGAATAATAGAGACTTCTGGATATTATTACATATCTTAGCAGTCAGTAGGTAATGTACTGCTTTGCTATGTCATATCATTGGGACTAATTAGCTGTACAAGACCCCCCTCGGGTGATCAATATACCGATCATAGAAATAAACCCTTCAATGAAATAGATTATGTGAAGCAGGAAGAGCTATTTATCTAGTGTATATGCAGATACGTGAAAGATACAAGTTTAATGTCCAGATAACATAAATTAGATGTGAGACCTTTATTTTGCTAAATCAGGAGGAGAAATCCTGGCACATAAATTGCTTGCGGCATGAGGGCACACCCTAAAAGAGAAACAATTCATACCCTACCCCCATATACAGAGAGTATTGGATCAAGTTCTGGCTTTCCATCCTTTTTCATACATGGATCCTTCATTTGTTTGCATACCCTTGTCGAATAGGTGTGACATGCATATGGGTGATTTGTGCAGATTCTTCATAATACTCTAAAAATTAGCAAAAAACTGCTATTCCGTACTGGATACTCATGTATTTCCGTATCAAATACAAATAGCTTGGTCCTTATATACAGCTCAAAATATATTAACAAGCACTAAAAATAACTACAGGAAAGCATGACAACTAGCCGAAGTGTCCAACATGGGTTGACAAGTAATGATCCATATCAATCAACTATATCTCAATCTCAAACTAGTTAAGGTCGACTATATGAATCCTCTATATCCATTCCACAAATAATTTTTGACAATCGATGATTGACTGCAGTACATTACTTTCACATTGCACCTTCTCTTTCTGAGTAGTCAAATTCGTAATAGGCATGTCCTGTGAGTGTCAAAGTCCAAACAAGATATTGCTTCTTCAAGTACAtctttttttctgttttctttcatATATCCCTCTTCAAATGTCCAAGTTTCATGGCAGCAAACATCAGAGACCCAGCAAAAAGAGCATTCACTTGGCACATAGGAAATCAGTTCATGATAGCTGAAATGCAATCCTTTCTTATGTCTTCTATCGCCTAACCCCAGTCTAAGCTTCAATTATATATCATTATACGCCCTCCAAATATCCAATTATTTCTCAAAGTTCCGCATCATGAATTATATCTTAGTGCATTTAAACTGGCATCTTAATCCATGTGTCACAATCATGAATTATTCTTCCCAGGCATTCAGCCAAATCTTAACAGTTAGGCTGATCATAAGCGCCAATTGCGATATGCTTAATCTTTTCTTCCTTCAGACCAGAAAATTCCCATTTCGACATACTCTTGAAATAAGTATTCCAACTACTCAGGTATGCCTCGTGCCCAGAGACCAAACTTGTCTGACTAATTTCCCTAGAACACAAGTGCGGAGCCAGAAGCCTAGTTACAAGTTAGACCGACCTAGTAGCTTTTGCTCAAACTGTATATTTATGTTAAGAAActcattaaatatgtacaaatataaAATTTAGAACCCAGTTATTAGCACTTGTAGTCGTGGTTTTAAAATCCAGAACCCATAAAGTTGAAATCCTGACTCTGTTACTGTTTGCCTATCTTTTAAGAAGCAAAGCACACAAAAGCAAACTGGAGCCACAACAAACATGTCAATCCACTAAAAATCAGATCAATGTGCCACTACATATATAAACCCTCCGTCCCAAagtattttctccttttccttaCTTTGGATGTCTAAATTTCAAAATTAGAACTTTCCATTCCAATGTAAACCATAACTGTAAGCTAAGTAACATGATTCGTGAAAACCTTATTATCGGGGGCGGA comes from the Nicotiana tabacum cultivar K326 chromosome 14, ASM71507v2, whole genome shotgun sequence genome and includes:
- the LOC107805119 gene encoding bet1-like SNARE 1-2, producing the protein MSYRRDHRAHRAALFDNYDSIEEGGIRASSSYPRDLDERDNDKAVDSLQDRVSFLKKLTGDIHEEVENHSRVLDRMGNEMDSSRGIMSGTMDRFKMVFEKKSNRKMCKLVGYFVLSFFLIYYILRFLMYFMYG